The proteins below come from a single Panulirus ornatus isolate Po-2019 chromosome 50, ASM3632096v1, whole genome shotgun sequence genomic window:
- the Atg10 gene encoding ubiquitin-like-conjugating enzyme ATG10, whose amino-acid sequence MATLTYEEFLTACLEFIRITQKFGDNWETKGNTQEDGAFYLYKRMYFECGSEKDMALSSQKLSENINSEMIQKDAEEDFMQCIEHLEPYDPSVVKEVISKKYITYEYHIVYNFGHLVPTLYFNAWHSSGKLLTLEEIWERVHFQFSKQIWENKWESLTQTEHPLLGRPFFQLHPCHTAKLMGQLKPKISSNSKFISQYIISWLSMFGPVIGLKLSLDYFTD is encoded by the coding sequence ATGGCCACCCTGACATATGAAGAATTTTTGACCGCCTGTTTGGAGTTTATCCGAATAACTCAGAAATTTGGAGACAACTGGGAAACTAAAGGTAACACCCAAGAAGATGGTGCTTTCTATCTTTATAAGAGAATGTATTTTGAATGTGGTTCTGAAAAAGACATGGCCCTGTCATCACAGAAACTGTCTGAGAACATTAACTCTGAGATGATACAGAAAGATGCTGAAGAAGACTTTATGCAGTGTATTGAACATCTTGAGCCATATGATCCCTCAGTTGTAAAAGAAGTGATTAGCAAAAAGTATATCACATATGAGTATCATATTGTATATAATTTTGGTCATTTAGTCCCTACTCTGTATTTTAATGCCTGGCATTCATCAGGAAAATTATTAACATTAGAAGAAATATGGGAAAGAGTTCATTTTCAGTTTAGTAAACAGATTTGGGAAAATAAATGGGAATCTTTAACACAGACCGAACATCCTTTGCTTGGTAGACCATTTTTCCAGTTACATCCCTGTCACACAGCAAAGTTAATGGGTCAGTTGAAGCCCAAGATTAGCAGTAATTCCAAATTTATTAGTCAGTATATTATTAGCTGGTTAAGTATGTTTGGACCAGTGATTGGTCTTAAACTTTCTTTAGATTATTTTACAGATTAG